A genome region from Thermoanaerobacterium xylanolyticum LX-11 includes the following:
- the cwlD gene encoding N-acetylmuramoyl-L-alanine amidase CwlD — MKRYRYFFFIVIALMFIALLSFLSKTVETVNQIPLMNKIVIIDAGHGGSDPGKPGKYGENEDKLNLKIALKLKDLIEESGGIALMTREDDTLSDKDIMKDLKNRVHAGNDVKGDIMLSIHLNSFPDPRYKGAQVFYQKDSKEGKLLAEIIQDELRKTLDPNNDRMAKETSTFYILRHAKMPAVIIECGFMSNPEEERLLNDENYQYKIAWAIYKGVNRYFKEKS; from the coding sequence ATGAAACGGTATAGATATTTTTTCTTTATCGTCATAGCTTTAATGTTTATTGCTCTATTGAGTTTTTTAAGCAAAACTGTTGAGACAGTAAATCAAATTCCTTTGATGAATAAGATCGTTATAATCGATGCTGGTCACGGAGGAAGTGATCCGGGTAAGCCCGGCAAATATGGAGAAAACGAGGATAAATTAAATCTTAAAATAGCGTTAAAGCTTAAAGACTTAATAGAGGAAAGCGGTGGAATAGCACTTATGACGAGAGAAGATGACACATTGTCAGATAAAGACATAATGAAGGATTTAAAAAATAGAGTACATGCTGGCAATGATGTAAAAGGCGATATTATGTTAAGCATTCACCTAAATAGTTTTCCTGATCCAAGGTATAAAGGGGCACAGGTTTTTTATCAAAAAGATTCAAAGGAAGGCAAACTTTTAGCAGAAATAATCCAAGATGAGCTTAGAAAGACGTTAGATCCCAACAATGACCGAATGGCCAAAGAGACAAGTACATTCTATATTTTGAGGCATGCAAAAATGCCTGCTGTGATAATAGAGTGTGGCTTCATGTCCAACCCTGAGGAAGAGAGGCTTTTAAATGATGAAAACTATCAATATAAGATAGCGTGGGCCATATACAAAGGTGTAAATAGGTATTTTAAAGAAAAATCTTGA
- the trxB gene encoding thioredoxin-disulfide reductase, with product MYDLIILGGGPAGLAAGLYACRSKLDTVMIEQMYVGGQIVTTYEIENYPGFDGISGPDLINKMESQAKRYGLQIYNEEVVGLDITGNVKKVTTNKKTYEAKAIIIATGATPKELGFDKERKFRGSGVSYCATCDGAFYKDQVVAVVGGGDTAMEDSNYLTKFAKKVYVIHRRDKLRASKTLQDRAFANPKIEFIWDTVVKDIQGEYGVEGLVLKNVKTNEETTLKVDGVFIAIGLSPNSELVKGIVDTDEYGYIITDEDMKTNVPGVFAAGDVRKKTLRQVVTATADGAIAAYVAEKYIDSL from the coding sequence ATGTACGATTTGATTATACTGGGTGGCGGCCCAGCGGGACTTGCGGCAGGTCTCTATGCTTGCAGATCTAAATTAGATACTGTAATGATAGAGCAAATGTATGTGGGAGGACAGATAGTGACCACATACGAAATAGAGAATTACCCGGGATTTGACGGTATTAGCGGCCCTGATCTTATAAACAAAATGGAATCTCAAGCTAAAAGGTATGGGCTGCAGATTTACAATGAGGAGGTTGTGGGGTTAGACATCACAGGCAACGTAAAAAAAGTCACCACCAACAAGAAGACTTATGAGGCGAAAGCAATAATAATAGCTACAGGTGCTACACCTAAAGAGTTAGGATTTGATAAAGAGAGAAAATTCAGAGGCTCAGGTGTTTCATATTGTGCTACGTGTGATGGGGCATTTTATAAGGATCAAGTAGTTGCTGTTGTAGGCGGTGGCGATACTGCAATGGAAGACTCAAACTACCTTACGAAATTTGCTAAGAAGGTATATGTAATTCATAGGAGAGATAAATTAAGGGCTTCTAAAACCCTTCAAGATAGAGCTTTTGCAAATCCTAAGATAGAGTTTATCTGGGACACTGTTGTGAAGGATATACAAGGAGAATATGGTGTTGAAGGATTAGTCTTAAAAAATGTGAAGACGAATGAAGAAACCACATTAAAAGTTGATGGTGTATTTATTGCCATAGGATTAAGCCCAAATTCGGAATTAGTAAAAGGCATCGTCGATACAGATGAGTATGGTTACATAATAACCGATGAAGACATGAAGACAAATGTTCCGGGTGTTTTTGCTGCGGGAGATGTTAGGAAAAAGACATTGAGGCAGGTAGTGACAGCAACGGCAGATGGTGCTATTGCTGCTTATGTAGCTGAAAAGTATATAGATAGCCTTTAA
- a CDS encoding AAA family ATPase — MEIINKIIDNVNKVIVGKAEEVKLVLTALLSGGHVLIEDVPGVGKTSLVKALAKSISADFKRIQFTPDLLPSDVIGVSIYNPEKGVFEFKQGPIMSQILLADEINRTSPKTQSSLLEAMEERQITVDGNTYHLPRPFMVIATQNPIEYDGTYRLPEAQLDRFMIRISLGYPDVKHEINMLKMFEVLDPLEDLKSVVSIREILKMQDEVKSVYVDDNILIYIIDIVNKTRNSDMVLLGASPRAALNLMKAAQAKAFIEGRTYVLPDDVKYLCVPVLSHRIILKNEMRFNKVDEKSVIKDILNTVKVPVVRKYA, encoded by the coding sequence ATGGAGATCATAAATAAAATTATTGATAACGTAAATAAAGTTATAGTGGGCAAAGCCGAAGAAGTAAAGCTTGTCCTTACAGCGCTTTTATCTGGTGGACATGTTCTTATAGAGGATGTTCCTGGAGTTGGAAAGACATCATTAGTAAAGGCATTGGCTAAATCCATAAGTGCAGATTTTAAGAGGATTCAATTTACGCCGGATTTATTGCCGTCAGATGTCATTGGAGTTTCCATATATAATCCTGAAAAAGGTGTCTTTGAATTTAAACAAGGTCCTATAATGAGCCAAATTCTTTTGGCAGACGAAATAAATAGAACATCTCCTAAGACACAATCAAGTCTTTTAGAAGCTATGGAAGAAAGGCAGATTACTGTTGACGGAAATACTTATCATTTGCCTCGGCCATTTATGGTAATTGCCACGCAAAATCCGATTGAATACGATGGAACATACAGATTACCTGAAGCGCAGTTAGACAGATTTATGATTAGAATAAGCTTAGGGTATCCAGATGTGAAGCATGAAATAAACATGCTTAAGATGTTTGAAGTTTTAGATCCACTGGAAGATTTAAAATCAGTAGTATCAATTAGAGAGATTTTGAAGATGCAAGATGAAGTAAAATCTGTATATGTTGATGACAACATATTGATTTATATTATAGACATAGTAAATAAGACGAGAAATTCAGATATGGTTCTTTTAGGTGCAAGTCCAAGAGCGGCTTTAAATTTGATGAAGGCAGCCCAAGCAAAGGCGTTTATAGAAGGGCGCACTTACGTATTGCCTGATGATGTAAAATATTTATGTGTGCCAGTTTTGTCTCACAGGATAATATTAAAAAATGAGATGAGATTTAATAAAGTAGATGAAAAAAGCGTCATAAAAGACATTTTGAATACGGTAAAAGTTCCGGTGGTAAGAAAGTATGCGTAA
- a CDS encoding MazG-like family protein: METEYKAISLPKLNNLKPSLESTALKLMEEAGELAQAIGKFRGLNGESVKMSNKDVAEKISEELLDVAQVAVSMMFVLEDQYNISIDEKLKEHIEKLKKKGYIK; this comes from the coding sequence ATGGAGACTGAATACAAAGCAATTAGTTTGCCTAAGTTAAATAATCTAAAACCTTCTTTGGAATCGACGGCTTTGAAACTTATGGAGGAAGCAGGAGAGCTGGCACAAGCTATAGGTAAATTTAGGGGTCTTAATGGGGAAAGCGTAAAAATGTCAAACAAGGATGTGGCTGAGAAAATATCTGAAGAGCTTTTGGATGTGGCACAAGTGGCAGTATCGATGATGTTTGTTTTAGAGGACCAGTACAACATAAGCATTGATGAGAAGCTAAAAGAACATATTGAAAAATTGAAGAAAAAAGGTTATATAAAATAA
- a CDS encoding LysM peptidoglycan-binding domain-containing protein → MVTLEFTYVVKSGDTLFSIAKKFNTSVEAIISRNNIINPSLIYPGQTLIVPVTGVYYTVMPGDTIYLIGQKFGIPYESIIYVNNILYPYTIYPGQMLFIPGGNIPMQSAPEMSYAHNTYTGSFGEIHNIPAALMYNMPCPTNYIVQPGDTLWSIANKFGVPLDEILRANYFMDPNMIYPGQTVVIPCPPKTSPTMPYNPPFEHHKEGRMVYVVKPGDTLYNIAARFNTTVDAILRANPDIQNPSLIYPGQRIIIPTLKESEISNDTKTQSDDDETKENEKKDDKKEDENQE, encoded by the coding sequence ATGGTTACATTGGAATTTACGTATGTCGTAAAGTCCGGAGATACTTTATTCTCAATTGCAAAAAAGTTTAATACTTCTGTGGAAGCCATTATTTCGAGAAACAACATCATCAATCCATCGCTTATATATCCTGGCCAAACATTAATAGTGCCAGTTACTGGAGTCTATTATACAGTCATGCCTGGCGATACAATTTACCTAATAGGCCAAAAATTTGGCATCCCTTATGAATCGATCATTTATGTAAATAACATACTTTACCCATACACAATTTATCCAGGACAAATGCTTTTTATACCAGGCGGAAATATTCCTATGCAGTCAGCACCTGAAATGTCTTATGCTCATAACACTTATACAGGATCATTCGGTGAAATACACAACATACCGGCAGCGCTAATGTACAATATGCCATGTCCAACAAATTACATCGTTCAGCCTGGCGATACATTATGGAGCATAGCAAACAAATTCGGCGTTCCTCTTGATGAGATATTAAGAGCCAACTATTTTATGGACCCAAACATGATTTATCCAGGTCAGACTGTCGTCATACCGTGTCCACCAAAAACATCTCCTACTATGCCTTATAATCCACCGTTTGAACATCATAAAGAAGGCAGAATGGTGTACGTGGTAAAACCTGGCGATACACTTTACAATATTGCTGCAAGATTCAATACTACAGTCGATGCAATATTAAGAGCTAACCCTGACATTCAAAATCCTTCCCTCATATACCCTGGACAGAGAATAATAATACCTACCTTGAAAGAGTCTGAAATCAGCAATGACACTAAAACACAAAGCGATGACGATGAAACCAAAGAAAATGAAAAGAAAGACGATAAAAAAGAAGATGAAAATCAGGAATAG
- a CDS encoding DUF58 domain-containing protein, translating into MRNFILLLSFTIVSFLFAVFTSGEILYYISFVNVALLSLSFLYAAIGILSVSIEIYIDSTEIYVDDKVKYSIKIKNKLFLPLAFVSIDENNKNFFPIATNLNPFQKKVIKRNVLFKKRGIYTVGPITVKIKDPFSIFQMKKTVNRRYNIVVYPKVYDIAFDLPLALDIGGFASRAKQFEDYTNLANLREYVDGDSLKKVHWRISAKLQKLYVKEYQHTALSEVVVLWDLYKNHYKADDGTIDEMTAECVLSLVKYCLTNGIPVRLIDYDTNRSLAQCSRVKDFSIIKLLTLKLFPIYEMDFGKKLFEYVSGLPRDSTMAVVTPSVDETLLKVLAQVNINQNIAIFYTNKDRLDEKTKNRLENLGIKITSWRDMYEGVHMEVQYN; encoded by the coding sequence ATGCGTAACTTCATTTTATTATTGTCATTTACCATTGTTTCTTTTCTTTTTGCGGTTTTTACCAGCGGTGAAATATTGTATTATATTTCCTTTGTAAATGTGGCTTTATTGTCGCTAAGTTTTTTATATGCCGCAATAGGCATTTTATCTGTATCAATAGAAATTTATATTGACAGCACCGAAATCTATGTTGACGATAAGGTCAAGTACAGCATAAAGATTAAAAACAAATTGTTTTTGCCACTGGCATTTGTGTCAATTGACGAAAATAATAAAAACTTTTTTCCTATTGCGACAAATTTGAATCCATTTCAGAAAAAAGTTATTAAAAGAAACGTTTTGTTTAAAAAAAGAGGGATATATACTGTTGGCCCGATTACAGTAAAGATAAAGGATCCTTTCAGCATATTTCAAATGAAGAAGACGGTCAATAGACGATATAATATAGTGGTGTATCCTAAGGTATACGATATTGCTTTTGATTTGCCCTTAGCTTTAGACATAGGTGGATTCGCAAGTCGTGCCAAGCAGTTTGAAGATTACACAAATTTGGCGAATTTAAGAGAATATGTGGACGGAGATAGTCTTAAAAAGGTTCATTGGCGGATATCAGCAAAGTTGCAAAAATTATATGTAAAAGAGTACCAGCATACGGCTTTAAGTGAAGTTGTTGTGTTGTGGGATTTGTACAAGAATCATTATAAAGCAGATGACGGGACTATAGATGAGATGACGGCAGAGTGTGTGCTTTCACTAGTAAAATATTGTCTTACAAATGGGATCCCTGTACGGCTTATTGATTACGATACGAATAGGTCGTTAGCACAGTGTAGCAGAGTAAAGGATTTTAGTATAATTAAACTTTTGACTTTAAAGTTGTTTCCTATTTATGAAATGGATTTTGGCAAAAAATTGTTTGAGTACGTAAGTGGCCTTCCACGAGATTCTACGATGGCTGTTGTTACTCCATCCGTTGATGAAACATTATTGAAAGTTTTGGCTCAAGTCAATATTAATCAAAACATTGCAATCTTTTATACCAATAAAGATAGATTGGATGAAAAAACGAAAAACAGACTGGAAAATTTAGGGATAAAAATAACATCTTGGAGAGATATGTATGAAGGTGTACACATGGAAGTTCAATATAATTGA
- a CDS encoding spore coat protein, whose amino-acid sequence MMGSTGMTDKDIMMGVLGDYKLAIEVLSHAATEAANESLKKDFINALNSTFEEQKQVWNAISQRGWYSVKPAQMQDIQEAKNKFRQPAGVM is encoded by the coding sequence ATGATGGGTAGTACAGGAATGACGGATAAGGATATAATGATGGGCGTCTTAGGAGATTACAAACTTGCCATAGAGGTCCTTTCACATGCTGCAACAGAAGCAGCCAATGAAAGCCTCAAAAAGGATTTTATCAATGCATTAAATTCTACGTTCGAAGAACAAAAACAAGTTTGGAATGCCATAAGTCAGAGGGGTTGGTATTCAGTAAAACCGGCACAGATGCAAGACATACAAGAAGCAAAAAATAAATTTAGACAACCAGCAGGCGTTATGTAA